A single Saccopteryx bilineata isolate mSacBil1 chromosome 7, mSacBil1_pri_phased_curated, whole genome shotgun sequence DNA region contains:
- the KMT2E gene encoding inactive histone-lysine N-methyltransferase 2E isoform X1: MSIVIPLGVDTAETSYLEMAAGSEPESVEASPVVVEKSNSYPHQLYTSSSHHSHSYIGLPYADHNYGARPPPTPPASPPPSVLISKNEVGIFTTPNFDETSSATTISTSEDGSYGTDVTRCICGFTHDDGYMICCDKCSVWQHIDCMGIDRQHIPDTYLCERCQPRSLDKERAVLLQRRKRENLSDGDTSATESGDEVPVELYTAFQHTPTSITLTASRVSKVNDKRRKKSGEKEQNISKCKKAFREGSRKSSRVKGSAPEIDPSFDGSNFGWETKIKAWMDRYEEANNNQYSEGVQREAQRIALRLGSGNDKKEINKSNLNTNNLLFKPPVESHLQKNKKILKSVKDLPPDALIIEYRGKFMLREQFEANGYFFKRPYPFVLFYSKFHGLEMCVDARTFGNEARFIRRSCTPNAEVRHEIEDGTIHLYIYSIQSIPKGTEITIAFDFDYGNCKYKVDCACLRENPECPVLKRSSESMENINSGYETRRKKGKKEKDVSKEKDTQNQNITLDCEGTTNKMKSPETKQRKLSPLRLSVSNNQEPDFIDDIEEKTPISNEVEMESEEQIAERKRKMTREERKMEAILQAFARLEKREKRREQALERISTAKTEVKAECKDAQVVSDAEVIQEQAKEETANKPTPAKVNRTKQRKSFSRSRTHIGQQRRRHRTVSMCSDIQPSSPDIEVTSQQNDIENTVLAIEPETESALTEIITESEVPALNKCPMKYPKTKKHLVSEWLSEKNEKTGKPSDSLSERPLRITTDPEVLATQLNSLPGLTYSPHVYSTPKHYIRFTSPFLSEKRRRKEPTENISGSCKKRWLKQALEEENSTILHRFNLPCQERSRSPIVNGENKSPLLLNESCSLPDLTTPLKKRRLYQLLDSAYSETSTPNPSPYATPTHIDITPMDPSFATPPRVKSDDESCKNGYKPIYSPVTPVTPGTPGNSVHFENISSPESSPEIKRRTYSQEGYDRPSTMLTLGPFRNFNLTELGLQEIKTIGYTSPRSRTEVNRQCPGEKESVSDLQLGLDAVEQTALHKSMETPAHDRADTSSQLEPTHSGRGTMYSSWGKSPDRAGVSFSVNSNLRDLTPSHQLEVGGGFRISESKCLMQDDTRGLFMETPVFCTSEDGLVSGFGRTVNDNLIDGSCTPQNPPQKKKVSLLEYRKRQREARKSGSKTEHFPLVSVSPNTSGNFSNNGDGCANRSENEEQVESTASLPLPTPATVYNASSEETSNNCPVKEVSATEKNEPEVQWTASTSVEQVRERSYQRALLLSDHRKDKDSGGESPCAPCSPSHVPSSPSSHSNHIPQLQPKGTVPSFREVMEDPDPESLEPMTTNECLSPNTSQNTCKSPSKISKPGSPGPVIPVQPHGKILTKPDSQWEATATVSEAENAVHLKTELQQKQLLNNAQALSKNHPPQPLIRNSSEHLSQKPPSASVKLHCPPSPHVENPPKPSTPHAPAQHGYLSPKPPAQQLGSPYRPHHSQPPQVGTPQREPQRNFYPAAQGLQASAQQAPSGALFTQTPSGQSSATYSQFNQPSLNSTAPPPPPPPPPPSYYQNQQPSANFQNYNQLKASLPQQTVFTSGPNQALPGTTSQQTVPGHHVTPGHFLPSQNPTTVHHPTSSVVPPPPPPPPAPGPHLVQQPASHQQHSVAHVVGPVHAVTPGSHIHAQTAGHHLPPPPPPPGPAPHHHPPPHPTTGLQGLQAQHQHVSAAPPPPPPPPPSSVLASGHPTSAQALHHPPHQGPPLFPSSTHPAVPPYPSQATHHATLGPGAQHQPSGTGPHCPLPVAGPHLQPQGPNSIPTPTASGFCPHPGSVALPHGVQGPQQASPVPGQIPIHRAQVPPTFQNNYHGSGWH, encoded by the exons GAGTTTGGATAAAGAGAGGGCAGTGCTACTACAACGCCGGAAAAGGGAAAATTTGTCAG atGGTGATACAAGTGCAACTGAGAGTGGTGATGAGGTTCCTGTGGAATTATACACGGCATTTCAGCACACCCCAACATCGATTACTTTAACTGCTTCAAGAGTTTCTAAGGTTAatgataaaagaaggaaaaaaagtggggagaaagaacaaaacatttcaaaatgtaaaaaa gCCTTTCGTGAAGGATCTAGGAAGTCATCAAGAGTTAag GGTTCAGCTCCAGAGATTGATCCTTCATTTGATGGTTCAAATTTTGGATGGGAAACAAAAATCAAAGCATGGATGGATCGATATGAAGAGGCAAATAATAACCAGTATAGCGAAGGTGTTCAGAGGGAGGCTCAGAGAATAGCTCTGAGATTAGGCAGCGGAAATgacaaaaaagagataaataaatcaaatttgaATACCAACAATTTGCTCTTCAAACCTCCTGTAGAG AgccatttacaaaaaaataagaaaattctgaAATCTGTGAAAGATTTGCCTCCTGATGCACTTATCATTGAATATAGAGGGAAATTTATGCTAAGAGAACAATTTGAAGCAAATGGATATTTCTTTAAGAG accatacccttttgttttattttattctaaatttcatGGGCTAGAAATGTGTGTTGATGCAAGGACTTTTGGGAATGAAGCTCGGTTCATCAGGCGTTCCTGTACACCCAATGCAGAG GTGAGGCATGAAATTGAAGATGGAACCATACATCTTTACATTTATTCTATACAAAGTATTCCAAAGGGAACTGAAATTACTATTGCTTTTGATTTTGACTATGGGAATTG TAAGTACAAGGTGGACTGCGCATGCCTCAGAGAAAATCCAGAGTGCCCTGTTCTAAAACGTAGTTCTGAATCCATGGAAAACATCAACAGTGGTTATGAGaccaggaggaaaaaaggaaaaaaagaaaaggatgtttcaaaagaaaaagatacacaaaatCAGAATATTACTTTGGATTGTGAAGGAACAACCAATAAAATGAAGAGCCCAGAAACTAAACAGAGAAAGCTTTCTCCACTGAGACTATCAGTATCAAATAATCAG GAACCAGATTTTATTGATGATATAGAAGAAAAAACTCCCATTAGCAATGAAGTAGAAATGGAATCAGAGGAGCAGATtgcagaaaggaaaaggaagatg acaagagaagaaaggaaaatggaaGCAATTCTGCAAGCTTTTGCTAGactggaaaaaagagagaaaagaagagaacaaGCTCTGGAAAGGATCAGCACGGCCAAAACAGAGGTCAAAGCAGAATGTAAAGACGCACAGGTTGTCAGCGATGCTGAAGTTATTCAG GAACAAGCAAAAGAAGAAACTGCTAATAAGCCAACTCCTGCCAAAGTGAATAGAACTAAACAGAGAAAAAGTTTTTCTCGCAGTAGGACTCATATTGGACAGCAACGCCGTAGACACAGAACTGTCAGCATGTGTTCGGATATCCAGCCATCTTCTCCTGATATAGAAGTTACTTCACAACAAAATGATATTGAAAATACTGTACTTGCAATAGAGCCAGAAACTGAAAGTGCACTAACAGAAATAATTACTGAATCAGAGGTTCCAGCACTTAATAAATGTCCTATGAAGTACCCCAAAACAAAGAAG cactTGGTCAGTGAATGGTTAAGTGAGAAGAATGAGAAGACAGGAAAACCTTCAGACAGCCTTTCAGAAAGGCCTTTGCGCATAACCACAGACCCTGAAGTGCTAGCTACACAGCTCAATTCTTTACCAGGTCTCACGTACAGCCCCCATGTGTACTCCACTCCTAAGCACTATATTAGATTTACTTCACCATTCCtttcagagaaaaggagaagaaaagaacctACTGAAAACATTTCTGGCTCATGCAAGAAG CGATGGTTGAAACAAGCTTTAGAAGAAGAAAACTCAACAATTTTACATAGATTTAATTTACCCTGTCAAGAAAGATCCAGAAGTCCTATAGTTAATGGTGAAAATAAAAGTCCACTACTATTAAATGAAAGCTGTTCCCTTCCAG ATTTAACTACACCACTAAAAAAACGAAGACTCTATCAGTTGCTAGATTCAGCTTACTCAGAAACCTCCACCCCTAATCCTTCACCATATGCTACACCAACCCACATAGATATTACTCCTATGGACCCATCATTCGCCACTCCTCCACGAGTAAAATCAGATGATGAATCTTGTAAAAATGGTTATAAACCCATTTATTCACCAGTTACCCCAGTAACTCCTGGCACACCAGGAAATAGCGTGCACTTTGAG AATATTTCTTCCCCAGAAAGTTCTCCAGAAATTAAGAGACGCACTTACAGTCAAGAG GGATATGACAGACCTTCAACCATGTTAACCTTGGGgccttttagaaattttaatttaactgaACTTGGTCTTCAAGAAATAAAGACTATTGGTTATACCAGCCCTAGGAGTAGGACTGAAGTTAACAGGCAGTGCCCCGGAGAAAAGGAATCTGTCTCAGACCTTCAACTGGGACTCGATGCAGTCGAACAGACTGCCTTACATAAGAGCATGGAAACACCTGCACATGACAGGGCTGACACTAGCAGCCAGCTGGAGCCTACGCACTCCGGGCGGGGCACGATGTATTCTTCCTGGGGAAAGAGTCCTGACCGAGCAGGCGTCAGCTTCTCAGTAAACTCTAACTTGAGGGACCTGACACCCTCACATCAGTTGGAGGTTGGAGGAGGCTTCCGAATAAGTGAGTCAAAGTGCCTGATGCAGGATGATACTAGAGGCTTGTTCATGGAAACACCTGTGTTCTGTACTTCAGAAGATGGGCTTGTATCTGGTTTCGGACGGACTGTTAATGACAATTTGATCGACGGAAGTTGCACACCCCAGAATCCACCACAAAAGAAAAAG GTTTCTCTATTAGAATACCGTAAAAGACAACGTGAAGCAAGGAAAAGTGGTTCTAAGACAGAACACTTTCCACTGGTTAGTGTATCACCAAATACAAGTGGGAACTTCAGCAACAATGGTGATGGGTGTGCCAACAGGAGTGAAAATGAGGAGCAGGTAGAAAGCACTGCTAGTCTACCTTTACCAACACCAGCTACAGTTTATAATGCTTCTTCAGAAGAAACCAGCAATAACTGTCCTGTTAAGGAAGTCTCTGCCACTGAGAAGAATGAGCCAGAAGTTCAGTG GACTGCCTCAACTTCAGTGGAGCAGGTGAGAGAAAGGAGTTACCAGAGAGCGTTACTTCTCAGTGATCACCGAAAGGATAAAGATAGTG GGGGAGAGTCACCATGTGCCCCATGTTCACCGAGTCATGTTCCGTCTTCACCTTCATCTCATTCAAACCACATTCCCCAGTTGCAACCCAAGGGCACAGTCCCTTCTTTCAGAGAAGTTATGGAAG ATCCTGATCCAGAAAGTCTAGAACCCATGACTACAAATGAATGTCTATCTCCAAATACTTCTCAAAATACTTGTAAAAGCCCTTCCAAAATAAGCAAG CCTGGTTCACCGGGGCCTGTAATTCCTGTTCAACCACATGGGAAAATACTCACAAAACCAGATTCCCAGTGGGAGGCGACAGCCACTGTGTCAGAAGCTGAGAATGCTGTTCACCTGAAAACAGAACTCCAACAAAAACAGCTATTAAATAACGCCCAAGCACTTTCAAAGAACCACCCTCCTCAGCCACTCATTCGTAACTCGTCTGAGCACCTTTCCCAGAAGCCGCCTTCTGCATCAGTGAAACTGCACTGTCCTCCGTCCCCTCACGTTGAGAATCCCCCGAAGCCATCCACGCCCCATGCTCCCGCCCAGCACGGTTACCTTTCACCAAAGCCTCCGGCACAGCAGCTTGGCTCTCCCTACAGGCCTCATCACTCACAGCCCCCTCAAGTTGGAACACCTCAGCGAGAGCCTCAGAGAAACTTCTATCCAGCGGCACAGGGCCTTCAAGCCAGTGCTCAGCAGGCCCCTTCTGGAGCGCTATTTACACAGACACCCTCAGGACAATCTTCAGCGACATACAGTCAGTTTAACCAACCAAGTCTGAACAGCACGGCTccgccccctccaccccctccgccCCCTCCGTCTTACTATCAAAACCAGCAGCCCTCTGCAAACTTTCAGAATTATAATCAGCTTAAAGCTAGTCTTCCCCAACAAACTGTGTTTACATCAGGACCAAATCAAGCACTTCCTGGCACCACAAGCCAGCAAACAGTTCCAGGACACCATGTTACTCCAGGGCACTTTTTGCCTTCTCAGAACCCTACTACTGTTCACCATCCGACTTCTTCCGTcgtcccaccccctcctcctccaccacctgcgCCAGGACCACACCTCGTGCAACAGCCAGCTTCCCATCAGCAACACTCTGTAGCACACGTAGTAGGGCCTGTTCACGCTGTCACCCCTGGGTCACATATTCATGCTCAAACTGCTGGACAccatctgcccccaccccctccacctcctGGTCCTGCCCCTCACCACCACCCACCGCCCCATCCTACCACAGGACTCCAAGGTCTACAAGCACAACACCAGCATGTCAGTGcagcacctccacccccaccgccccctcccccttccagtGTTTTGGCTTCTGGGCACCCCACATCTGCTCAAGCCTTACACCATCCACCTCATCAAGGACCTCCACTTTTTCCTTCAAGTACTCACCCCGCTGTACCCCCTTACCCCTCACAAGCTACACATCATGCCACTCTGGGACCGGGGGCCCAGCACCAGCCTTCTGGAACAGGGCCACATTGTCCATTACCCGTCGCAGGTCCTCATCTCCAGCCCCAAGGACCAAACAGTATTCCAACACCTACTGCTTCAGGGTTCTGTCCTCATCCTGGTTCTGTGGCTCTGCCACATGGGGTTCAGGGACCTCAGCaggcatccccagtgcctgggcagaTTCCAATTCACAGAGCACAGGTGCCACCAACATTTCAGAACAATTACCATGGTTCAGGGTGGCATTAA